In one Ananas comosus cultivar F153 linkage group 12, ASM154086v1, whole genome shotgun sequence genomic region, the following are encoded:
- the LOC109718825 gene encoding uncharacterized protein LOC109718825, whose product MASSRFDAVETPISISISNSNSNSNSRPRRIELQAPRPASLMLREGSRTIDKRRKPVIIYMVSPKVIHAEASEFMSLVQRLTGPDSPTCNNNSSSETPKSFTAHRHSRHRSTQGRQFPVRVKARTLNPSRSIEALAHDHHQSRVPVQPISPTLFLRDLCSPSISGGSSLNWLLQGDDLLTPPSSLRGSQNYLDIFSQE is encoded by the coding sequence ATGGCTTCCTCAAGGTTTGATGCCGTCGAGACcccgatctcgatctcgatctcgaacTCGAACTCGAACTCGAACTCTCGTCCTCGTCGAATTGAGCTACAAGCCCCGCGGCCTGCGTCGCTGATGCTCCGCGAGGGGTCGCGCACGATCGACAAGCGGAGGAAGCCGGTGATCATATACATGGTCTCGCCGAAGGTGATCCACGCGGAGGCGAGCGAGTTCATGTCGTTGGTTCAGCGCCTGACCGGACCCGACTCCCCCACCTgcaacaacaacagcagctCAGAAACTCCTAAATCCTTCACCGCGCACCGCCACAGCCGCCACCGGAGTACTCAGGGCCGACAGTTTCCGGTCCGCGTCAAGGCGCGAACACTGAACCCTTCTAGAAGTATTGAAGCCTTGGCTCATGATCATCATCAAAGTCGAGTACCGGTTCAACCGATATCTCCGACTCTATTTTTACGTGATTTGTGCTCGCCTTCGATCAGCGGCGGTAGCTCTCTGAACTGGTTGCTGCAAGgggatgatctcttgactccGCCTTCGAGTTTGCGCGGTTCGCAAAACTACCTTGATATATTCAGCCAAGAATAG